In the Telopea speciosissima isolate NSW1024214 ecotype Mountain lineage chromosome 2, Tspe_v1, whole genome shotgun sequence genome, one interval contains:
- the LOC122652599 gene encoding laccase-7-like, with translation MSRSMLLVACVFSLALASVVSSSAVEHTLIVKNRFLRRLCSEQEVTVVNGSMPGPVIRVREGDSLTVHVVNQSPVNISLHWHGLFQRRSGWADGAAYVTQCPIVPGSSYTYKFNITDQRGTLWWHSHKSMSRATVYGAFIIHPRHGKNYPFPKPDKEVPIVFGEWWNASIAAVDIQGLTTGLGPNLSNAFTINGKPGDLYPCPEKDTFKLKVKPDNVYLLRLINAALNNQLFFKIANHNLTVVAIDAIYTEPYSTEVVVSAPGQTVDVLFIANKAPKSYYMAIQPYSSSVAPFDNTTGTAIIEYEGSTSSLKPEMPILPPFNDTPTAHKFYSNLTSPLHQVTDLPLQVDERLFITIGMSMSPCGIGIGSKTNTTCLGPNGMRFSANMNGLSFQMPTKMSILQAAWSGAHKGVFTADFPSHPLVTFDYTNISNVFNKAFMVTQKSTSVKKIPFNSSVEIVFQNTAIMGMENHPIHLHGYDFYVLAMGFGNFNHIQDVNKFNLFNPQKRNTISVPAGGWAVIRFRADNPGTWVMHCHLETHLSWGLGTVLVVEEGPTPFYKLPPPPSDYPQC, from the exons ATGAGTCGTTCCATGTTGTTGGTAGCCTGCGTTTTTTCTCTAGCACTGGCTTCTGTGGTTTCGTCCAGTGCGGTGGAGCACACATTAATA GTTAAGAATCGGTTCCTACGGCGACTGTGCAGCGAACAGGAGGTAACAGTAGTGAATGGAAGCATGCCGGGACCGGTGATACGGGTTAGGGAGGGGGACAGCCTCACTGTTCATGTCGTCAACCAGTCACCTGTCAATATTTCACTTCACTG GCATGGATTGTTTCAAAGACGGAGCGGATGGGCAGATGGAGCAGCTTATGTTACCCAGTGTCCCATTGTTCCAGGAAGCAGTTACACTTACAAATTTAACATCACTGATCAACGTGGAACTCTTTGGTGGCACTCTCACAAATCCATGAGCAGAGCTACCGTTTATGGGGCTTTCATTATCCACCCAAGGCACGGCAAAAATTATCCATTCCCCAAACCCGACAAAGAGGTTCCTATTGTATTTG GGGAGTGGTGGAATGCCAGCATCGCTGCCGTCGATATTCAAGGTTTAACCACGGGTCTTGGACCAAACCTTTCCAATGCTTTCACCATCAATGGCAAACCTGGCGATCTCTACCCATGTCCTGAAAAAG ATACGTTTAAGCTGAAGGTGAAACCTGATAACGTCTACCTCCTCCGCCTCATCAACGCTGCACTCAATAACCAATTATTCTTCAAGATCGCAAACCACAACCTCACAGTGGTCGCCATTGATGCCATCTACACCGAACCATATTCCACTGAGGTTGTGGTGAGCGCTCCTGGACAAACGGTTGACGTACTCTTTATTGCCAACAAAGCACCCAAGAGTTACTACATGGCAATTCAGCCCTACAGTAGTTCTGTAGCACCGTTCGATAATACAACTGGGACTGCAATCATAGAATACGAGGGAAGCACTTCATCACTCAAACCTGAGATGCCAATCCTTCCACCTTTCAATGATACACCAACTGCCCACAAATTCTATAGCAACCTAACCAGTCCTCTACACCAGGTGACCGATTTACCCTTACAAGTGGACGAACGGCTATTTATAACTATCGGTATGAGTATGTCACCTtgtggaattggaattggaagcAAAACAAACACCACTTGTTTGGGACCCAATGGAATGCGATTCTCAGCCAACATGAACGGCTTGTCATTCCAAATGCCCACCAAAATGTCTATTTTGCAGGCGGCTTGGTCAGGTGCGCACAAAGGTGTTTTCACTGCAGATTTCCCAAGCCATCCACTGGTAACCTTCGACTACACCAACATCAGCAACGTGTTTAACAAAGCATTTATGGTTACACAGAAGTCAACAAGTGTGAAAAAGATACCATTTAATTCGTCGGTAGAGATAGTGTTTCAGAATACGGCTATCATGGGAATGGAGAATCATCCAATACACTTGCACGGTTACGATTTCTACGTATTGGCTATggggtttgggaatttcaacCATATTCAAGATGTGAACAAGTTTAATTTGTTTAATCCACAGAAGCGTAACACCATTTCTGTACCTGCTGGTGGCTGGGCTGTCATCAGATTTCGAGCTGATAATCCAG GTACATGGGTAATGCACTGTCACCTAGAAACACACCTTTCGTGGGGCCTGGGTACGGTTTTGGTTGTTGAAGAGGGGCCAACCCCATTTTATAAACTCCCTCCCCCACCTTCCGATTATCCTCAATGTTAG